Genomic segment of Peribacillus frigoritolerans:
ATCCCAGGTATCCTATCCATCAAGCCGCAGCATATGGGAATGTTTGCACTCGCGATGCTGGTTGCATTCGTTGTGCCATTCATTTTGACTATAGCATTCTCCAAGCGCCCTAATATGAACTTGAAAACAAGAACGAAAACAACGAAACTAAATGCTTAATAACGCGGAGGGAGAGCATTCTCCCTCTTTTTTTACCATACTGGCAAAAGATACATCAGGGTTAAGCAGGGGAGGAATTACAATGAAGGATTTTAAAAAAAGTACGATCTATCAAATTTATCCGAAGTCATTTAAGGACTCGAACGGTGACGGCATCGGGGACATAAATGGTGTGATAGAAAAACTTGATTATTTGAGTAAACTGGGAGTGGATTATATTTGGCTGACCCCTTTTTATCGTTCACCTCAAAATGATAATGGATATGATGTAGCGGATTATACATCCATTGATCCTGTTTTTGGGACGATGGATGATTTCGAAAGATTGGTGAAGGAAGCTAATTCGCGGGATATTCAAATCATGCTGGATATGGTATTCAACCATACATCAACAGAGCATGAATGGTTCCAAAAAGCACTGGCTGGAGAGAAAGAATATAAGGACTATTATATTTTCAAGAAATCGAAAAATGGGGAGCCCCCTACGAATTGGATTTCGAAATTCGGAGGCCCAGCATGGGAATATGTAGCGGAACATGATGAATACTACCTCCATTTGTTCGATCGGACACAAGCTGACCTTAATTGGGAAAATCCTAGAGTGAGGCAGGAAATCTTCAATGTAGTGAACTTCTGGCTGGATAAAGGTGTGAAAGGGTTCCGTTTGGATGTCATCAATCTTATTTCGAAACCTGACATATATGAAAATGACAAAGATGGAGATGGACGATGCTTTTATACAGACGGTCCCAAGATTCATAAATTTCTAAAAGAGATGAATGAAGAAACTTTCGGGAAGGATGAAGAGGTGATGACTGTAGGGGAAATGTCATCGACGACCATTGACCATTGCATCAAATATTCATCTCCAGTTGAAAAGGAGCTGTCCATGGTATTCAGTTTCCATCATCTAAAGGTGGATTATAAGGATGGGGAAAAGTGGTCACTTGCAGATTTTGACTTCAGGCAGTTAAAGGAGATCCTAAGCAGCTGGCAATATGGGATGCAAGAAGGAAATGGATGGAATGCCCTGTTCTGGTGTAACCATGACCAGCCGAGGATCGTATCCAGATTTGGGAATGATCAAGAGTATCACAAGGAATCGGCCAAGATGCTGGCAACAGCCATTCATATGCTTAGGGGAACCCCTTATATTTATCAAGGCGAGGAAATAGGGATGACCAACCCGAAATTCAATGATATTGGACAATATCGGGACGTGGAATCGATTAATTATTACAATATTTTAAAAGAGGCAGGCAAGGATGAAAAGGAAATAATCGAAATCCTTCAAGCTAAATCCCGCGATAACTCGCGAACTCCAATGCAGTGGGAAAATTCGGAGCATGCAGGCTTTACAAAAGGGACTCCATGGATTGCAGTGCCTGATAATGCCAAGGTTATCAATGCTGAACACGCACTGATGGATCAGGATTCCATTTTACATCATTACCAAAAACTTATATTCTTACGCAAGAAACATGATATCATTGCATATGGGGACTATCAGGAAATTCTTGGCGACCATGACCAATTGTTCGCCTATGTACGCAGTTATGATGACGAGAAACTTTTGGTCATCAATAACTTTTATGCAAAAGAAGCGTCCTTCGAAATTCCAAAGGATATAGACCTATCCGGATACAACTCAGAGCTCCTTCTCTCAAACTATATCGATTCGAAAGAACTTGCAGGTGATGTTATCCTTCGTCCCTATGAATCGGTTGTCTATTTGTTGAAAAAGGACGAGTAGCAGACTAAGAAAAATATATTGTGGTGATGAAATGAACAGCAAATACCTATCGTTATATAGTGATATCGTTTCAAAAATTGAAGAAGGAATCTTTCCGACAAATTCAAAGCTTCCTTCCGAAAGCAGCTTCATGGAAGAGTATGACATATCCAGGGATACTGTGAGAAAATCCTTACAGTTGCTTGAACAAAATGGATATATCCATAAAATCAAAGGCAAGGGTTCCTTTGTCTTGGATTTCAGCAAATTTAATTTTCCTGTAGCAGGGTTGATTTCCTATAAAGAAATGGTGGAAAAGTTGAATTTGCATTCCAAAACGATCATCCATAAGTTGGAGCTTGAGACCCCCGACACTAACATGGCCAAGCTTCTGGACTTAAATGATGATGGTGAAGTATGGAAGGTATTTCGGGTACGCCAAATCAATGGGAAGAAAATCATACTGGACAAAGACTATTTCAAAAGCGAATTCGTAACTAACCTGACCAAGGAAATTTGTGAGGATTCTATTTATGGATATATCGAAAAGGAACTCGGGCTCCAGATTGGTTTTTCCAACAAGGAAATTACCGTGGAGCCATGCAGCGAGGAAGATAAACAATTATTGGACATTGAAGACTTCGATATGGTGGCAGTTGTGAAAAGTACCGTCCATTTAATCGATGGAAGCTTGTTTCAATATAGCGAATCCAGGCATAGACCCGATAAATTCAAGTTCACGGACTTTGCACGAAGGACTTGGTGAAGGTTAAGGAAGAAATGAAATGAAGGACAGACTATTGAAAGTTCAGCTCCATTTAAAATGAGAGGCCGTGGCGGGCTTTGAAGACATTTTTATTTTTGAACGAGCGGGGAGAGGAGGAGAGTCAAACTTAGTTTGACTCTCCTTCTGCTTGTTTAGTGGTATGGGAAGCATTAAGTAAAACCACTCCGCCAATGATTAATACTAAGCCGCCTAATGTAGTAATACTAAATGGCTCATTCCATAATAGTACGCCAATCAATGCTGTTAAAGCTGTGCCTATACCTGCCCAAATGGCATATGCCAAGCTTAACGGGATTGTTTTAAGACATAAAGATAAGCTATAAAAGGCTATTCCAAATCCTATTATAACCCCAAATGAAGCGGATAAATGAGTGAAGCCTTCAGACAACTTAAGCATGGTCGTACCAAATACTTCGCTTATGATTGATATTCCTAAGGCTATGTATCCTTTCATATTATTACCTCCGATTACTAAATTGTTAAGAAGTGCCTCCGCTAGAGAGTTTCAAAACAACCACCCCTCCAATGATCAGGACTAAACCTAAAAATTTTTTCACGTTAAAGCTTTCTTTATAAACGATAACTCCCACTAAAGCAGTTAAAGCAGTGCCTATTCCTGACCAAATGGCATAAGCCGTTCCAAGCGGTATGGTTATTAATGATAACGATAGGCAATAAAAAGCCAAACCCATTCCGATTACCACACCAATGGAAGGGAATAACCTTTTAAACCCGTTTGATACTTTTAACATCGAACTGCCAAATACTTCACTTAGGATGGCTATTGCCAAAAATGCATAAGGATTCAAGATGGACTCCTCCTAAATATTGATTACTATTTTCAATCACTTCCCCCAAGAATCTTATCATCTAAAGGTCTCATATTAAACTAATACCACCTATAGTCAATTTCATATTTTCTGTCTTTGCATTTCACGCTCAATATTAATCTGAAAGTGATACAATAAGCGCTTCTTCGAATCTGATAGCAATATGTAAGAGGGTGAACAGGGATTTTTAGGGATTTTGTCGAATTATTCCTTTAACGATTATATTGGGGTGAACTTATTTCATGGAATTTATAATAAACAAAGAATGCTTCAATAAGGCGATTTCAGATGTCAGCCATGCCGTTTCCATAAAAACGCCTATACCCATTTTATCAGGAATAAAGATAGTGGCTAATGACGATTGCTTAACCCTTCTTGGTAGTAATTCCGATATTGTCATTGAAAAAACCATTCCTTTAACGATTGATGGTGTAAAGGAATTGGAGGTTCATGAAAAGGGCACGGTTGTTTTATCGGCAAAATATTTAAGTGAAATCGTTAAAAAATTATCTGATGTCATCCATGTTAAGGTGAATGAAAATCATTCAGTTACTATTAAATCAAATGAAATAGTAATGAATTTAAAGGGGTTACATTCTGGGGAATACCCAAATCTTCCACAAATAGATGGAGCTTGTTATTTTAATATCCCAAGTGCTGAATTATTGGAAATCATAAAACAGACTGCGTTTGCCGTTTCTAAAAGCGAGGCAAGACCTTCCCTGACAGGAGTCAATTTGTCAATCAAGGAAAACAAGCTTTCTTGTGTTGCAACAAATTCCCATCGTTTAGCGTTAAGAGAACTTCCATTGGAATCGAAGGTGAATGGGTCTTTCATCGTTCCAAGTAAAAGCCTTAATGAATTAACCAAGTTAATTAATGATGAAGCGGGTATCATACATATTTTCATTACAAAAAGTTATATCGTCTTTAAATCAAATAATATCTCACTTTTTTCAAGGCTGATTGAAGGTAATTATCCGAATGTATCAGGATTGCTGCCAAAAGATTCGAAAACGATCATCACCTTGGATACGAAAACACTGTTAAGGGGTATTGATAGGGCCTGCCTTTTTGCAAGTGAATGGAAAAATAACAATGTACATTTAGAAATTCTGGACAATAGTAAGCTAAAGATATCTTCTAACTCAACAGAAATGGGGAAAATTGAAGAAGCGCAAAGCATCAAGGAAATCAGAGGTGATGCGGGGTTAAGTATATCACTGGATGGAAGTTTTTTATTGGATGCCTTAAAAGCGATAAAGGAAAAAGAGGTAAAGCTAAGTTTTGGCGGTCCAATGAGACCTGTCTTAATTGAGCCAAGCGATAATCCCTCCTATCGTCATCTTATTTCACCAGTGAGAACATATTAAAGAACAAAGACTATAAAAAACGAATAACAGGGTGAACGGCAACAGCTGATTAATAAAAAAACAAGGATGGGTGTTATGGATAGTGGGGTAA
This window contains:
- the dnaN gene encoding DNA polymerase III subunit beta translates to MEFIINKECFNKAISDVSHAVSIKTPIPILSGIKIVANDDCLTLLGSNSDIVIEKTIPLTIDGVKELEVHEKGTVVLSAKYLSEIVKKLSDVIHVKVNENHSVTIKSNEIVMNLKGLHSGEYPNLPQIDGACYFNIPSAELLEIIKQTAFAVSKSEARPSLTGVNLSIKENKLSCVATNSHRLALRELPLESKVNGSFIVPSKSLNELTKLINDEAGIIHIFITKSYIVFKSNNISLFSRLIEGNYPNVSGLLPKDSKTIITLDTKTLLRGIDRACLFASEWKNNNVHLEILDNSKLKISSNSTEMGKIEEAQSIKEIRGDAGLSISLDGSFLLDALKAIKEKEVKLSFGGPMRPVLIEPSDNPSYRHLISPVRTY
- a CDS encoding DMT family transporter; this encodes MKGYIALGISIISEVFGTTMLKLSEGFTHLSASFGVIIGFGIAFYSLSLCLKTIPLSLAYAIWAGIGTALTALIGVLLWNEPFSITTLGGLVLIIGGVVLLNASHTTKQAEGESN
- the treC gene encoding alpha,alpha-phosphotrehalase; this encodes MKDFKKSTIYQIYPKSFKDSNGDGIGDINGVIEKLDYLSKLGVDYIWLTPFYRSPQNDNGYDVADYTSIDPVFGTMDDFERLVKEANSRDIQIMLDMVFNHTSTEHEWFQKALAGEKEYKDYYIFKKSKNGEPPTNWISKFGGPAWEYVAEHDEYYLHLFDRTQADLNWENPRVRQEIFNVVNFWLDKGVKGFRLDVINLISKPDIYENDKDGDGRCFYTDGPKIHKFLKEMNEETFGKDEEVMTVGEMSSTTIDHCIKYSSPVEKELSMVFSFHHLKVDYKDGEKWSLADFDFRQLKEILSSWQYGMQEGNGWNALFWCNHDQPRIVSRFGNDQEYHKESAKMLATAIHMLRGTPYIYQGEEIGMTNPKFNDIGQYRDVESINYYNILKEAGKDEKEIIEILQAKSRDNSRTPMQWENSEHAGFTKGTPWIAVPDNAKVINAEHALMDQDSILHHYQKLIFLRKKHDIIAYGDYQEILGDHDQLFAYVRSYDDEKLLVINNFYAKEASFEIPKDIDLSGYNSELLLSNYIDSKELAGDVILRPYESVVYLLKKDE
- the treR gene encoding trehalose operon repressor, producing MNSKYLSLYSDIVSKIEEGIFPTNSKLPSESSFMEEYDISRDTVRKSLQLLEQNGYIHKIKGKGSFVLDFSKFNFPVAGLISYKEMVEKLNLHSKTIIHKLELETPDTNMAKLLDLNDDGEVWKVFRVRQINGKKIILDKDYFKSEFVTNLTKEICEDSIYGYIEKELGLQIGFSNKEITVEPCSEEDKQLLDIEDFDMVAVVKSTVHLIDGSLFQYSESRHRPDKFKFTDFARRTW
- a CDS encoding DMT family transporter, whose translation is MNPYAFLAIAILSEVFGSSMLKVSNGFKRLFPSIGVVIGMGLAFYCLSLSLITIPLGTAYAIWSGIGTALTALVGVIVYKESFNVKKFLGLVLIIGGVVVLKLSSGGTS